A genome region from Littorina saxatilis isolate snail1 linkage group LG16, US_GU_Lsax_2.0, whole genome shotgun sequence includes the following:
- the LOC138949648 gene encoding gastrula zinc finger protein XlCGF58.1-like — MEVSDKCKEECSCNAGQDFKTEALPAVTETSISAAEDIPATNVYAHGESFVCGGVEVEEDRKPDIARDCVTQTAFCPLSAGWYCQVEVESVEHSGKDEFPGLKNNLTRCALPCSKKRQYVCSMSAVIHDSKRQVNNHMLTRERPHACLKCTTIFGQNGGVNKHMLTHTTEQPHACPHCSKKFARKEDLKTHMLTHTGEKPHACPRCSKKFAWKKNLKTHMLTHTGEKPHACPHCSKKFARKEDLKTHMLTHTGEKPHACPRCSKKFARKKKLKTHMLTHTGEKPHACPHCSKKFAQKGSLNSHMLTHTGENPHACPHCSKKFSQKGHLKTHMLTHTGEKPHACPHCSKKFARKEDLKTHMLTHSGEKAHACPHCSKKCARKGNLNSHMLTHTGEKPHACPHCSKKFSLKGNLNSHMLTHTGKNPHACPHCSKKFSQKGHLKTHMLTHTGEKPHACPHCSKKFARKEDLKTHMLTHTGEKPHACPCCSKKFAQKGHLKTHMLTHTG; from the coding sequence ATGGAGGTCTCTGACAAGTGCAAAGAGGAGTGTTCATGCAATGCGGGGCAGGACTTCAAGACTGAGGCACTCCCAGCTGTGACCGAGACCAGCATTTCAGCGGCTGAAGACATCCCTGCAACAAATGTGTATGCGCATGGTGagagttttgtttgtggtgGTGTGGAAGTTGAAGAGGACAGGAAACCAGACATTGCACGTGACTGTGTAACGCAAACAGCATTTTGTCCTCTGTCTGCAGGCTGGTACTGTCAAGTGGAAGTTGAGAGTGTGGAACACAGTGGTAAAGATGAATTTCCTGGTTTGAAGAACAATTTGACAAGATGTGCACTCCCATGCAGTAAGAAACGACAATATGTCTGTTCCATGAGTGCAGTTATACATGATTCAAAGCGTCAAGTAAACAATCACATGTTGACAAGAGAAAGACCACATGCCTGCCTTAAATGTACAACAATATTTGGTCAAAATGGGGgtgtaaacaaacacatgttaacacatacaactgaacagccacatgcctgtcctcattgttcaaagaaatttgctcggaaagaggatttgaagacccacatgttgacacatacaggagaaaagccacacgcctgtcctcgttgttcaaagaaatttgcttggaaaaaaaatttgaagacccacatgttgacacatacaggagaaaagccacatgcctgtcctcattgttcaaagaagTTTGCTCGGAAAGAggatttgaagacccacatgttgacacatacaggagaaaagccacacgcctgtcctcgttgttcaaagaaatttgctcggaaaaaaaaattgaagacccacatgttgacacatacaggagaaaagccacatgcgtgtcctcattgttcaaagaaatttgctcagaaAGGGAGTTTGAActcccacatgttgacacacacaggagaaaatccacatgcctgtcctcattgttcaaagaagTTTTCTCAGAAAGGgcatttgaagacccacatgttgacacatacaggagaaaagccacatgcctgtcctcattgttcaaagaaatttgctcggaaagaggatttgaagacccacatgttgacacattcaGGAGAAAAggcacatgcctgtcctcattgttcaaagaaatgtGCTCGGAAAGGGAATTTGAActcccacatgttgacacacacaggagaaaagccacatgcctgtcctcattgttcaaagaagTTTTCTCTTAAAGGGAATTTGAActcccacatgttgacacacacaggaaaaaatccacatgcctgtcctcattgttcaaagaagTTTTCTCAGAAAGGgcatttgaagacccacatgttgacgcatacaggagaaaagccacatgcctgtcctcattgttcaaagaaatttgctcggaaagaggatttgaagacccacatgttgacacatacaggagaaaagccacatgcctgtccttgttgttcaaagaaatttgctcagaaagggcatttgaagacccacatgttgacacatacaggataa